In the genome of Bacteroides mediterraneensis, the window AAAGGAAACGAAAACCGACATATTGCTTGACCTTATCCGCGACGGCCGTCCGATGACCTTGCGGCAACAGCTGCGTCTGACCGTAGAACTCAGCGTTCCGGCCATTATTGCACAGTTGTCTTCCATTATCATGCAGTATATCGATGCGGCCATGGTGGGGCGTATCGGCGCAGAGGCATCCGCTTCCATCGGACTGGTATCGACCACCACATGGCTTTTCTGGGGACTCTGCACGGCCGCCGCCACCGGATTCTCCGTACAGGTGGCCCACAAAGTCGGAGCAGGCGACCTGAAGGGAGCACGCATGATTCTGCTGCAGTCACTTGCCGGCACACTGGCCTTCAGTCTGCTGCTGGCCGTATTGGGTGCGGGTATCAGTTCTGCGCTGCCGGCATGGCTGGGAGGTGATGTTTCCATCCGTCGGGATGCTTCCCTTTATTTTTTCATATTTTCCATTTTCCTGCCTGTCCTGCAAATGATTTTTCTGGCAGGCGGCATGCTGCGGTGTAGTGGAAATATGCGCATCCCCAGCCTGCTGGGTGTCATCATGTGCGTACTGGATGTGGTATTCAACTTCTTTCTGATTTTCCCGACACGCGGATGCAGTGTGGCAGGCGTGCAGTTCATCCTGCCGGGAGCCGGACTTGGCGTGAGCGGTGCTGCGCTGGGTACGGCTGCCGCAGAGACGGTTGCCGCCGGTGTGTTGCTGTGGTATCTCCTGACACGTTCAGAGAAACTGAAATACCACAGCCGGGAAGACAAGTTCCGACTGAAAGCCGAAACCTTCAGGAAAGCATTCCGTATCGGTTTTCCGATGGGAATAGAACATGTGGTCATTTGCGGTGCCCAGATTCTGACGACGGTCATCGTTGCGCCGCTCGGCGTTTTTGCCATTGCTGCCAATTCTTTTGCCATTACGGCTGAGAGCCTCTGCTATATGCCCGGCTACGGAATTGCCGATGCGGCCACCACGCTTGTAGGCCAGAGTATCGGAGCCGGCCGGAAGAAGCTGACCCGTAGTTTTGCCCATATTACCGTACTGATGGGGATGGCTATCATGGGCGTAATGGGTATCCTCATGTATCTGTTTGCCCCTCAGATTATCGGAATGATGACCCCTGTGGAGGAAATCCGTATGTTGGGGGTGATGGCATTACGCATCGAGGCCTTTGCCGAGCCCATGTTTGCAGCCTCTATTGTCGCTTACGGGGTCTTTGTCGGAGCTGCCGACACACTTGTACCATGTCTGATGAATTTCTTCAGCATTTGGGCCGTACGTCTGACCTTAGCTGCCTGGCTCGCTCCAACCTTAGGTCTGCAAGGCGTATGGATTGCCATGTGTGTAGAGTTGTGTTTTCGTGGATGCATCTTCCTTGTACGTTTGAAACGTGGGAAATGGCTGAAATTCCATAAGATACAAAATCGGGGATAGAGGTATAAACATCAGTAAATTATATACCGGTCCCCATCCCTTTTCAGAGTATTTTTGCAATAGAATCAATAAGTGAAAAGCAAAAAAAATTGATATGAAAAGGAACTTGTACGTTAAACTTAATAATGAATATATTAAGAAGAATAAACCGTCAATTGTACTGGGAACCTGGTCGTGGGGCACAGGGGTAGCCGGTGGTGACCAGATCTTTGGGAATCATCTCGGAGAGAAAGAACTGCGTCTGGTCTTTGAGGAAGCGATGAAGAACGGGCTGAATCTGTGGGATTCGGCTGTAGTCTATGGCATGGGAGCATCAGAAACCATGCTTTCCATCTTTACCCGTGAGTATCCGCGTAATGAGGTGCTTGTCTCCACCAAGTTTACGCTCCAGATTGCGAATGAGAAGGCTGAAAATCCCGTGGCAGAGGATATTCCGATGTATTATTTCGGATTCTCTGCACAAATCAAGAGTGTCATAGACAGATTCTACGCCATTAATGGGCGAATAAAAGGGGCTCCCAAAAAGACGGCCTTCCTGATGGCGTATGCCAATAGCGCGTACAAAGATGCTGAAGCCATGCGAGTTCATTACGCTACCTTGGCAGGTTATCTTGGCTGGAGAGATATGGGGTCGGTCATAGCACCAGGTGTATGGACTGCCGGTTCCATAAGAAACACAACATACGGAGATGAAGCCTATCAGCTCGGTAAAAGTTTGTAACCATTAAAAACCATATTATCTGATATAGCATTTGAAACAATGAAAGATAAAAGGGTTGCATTAGTAACAGGTGCAGAATGGGATACAGGGCTTGCTTGCGCTGAAGCATTTGCCAAACCGGCTATATGACATTACAGGTTTTCCGGGCCAGGCAGCATACATAGCTTGCAGACATGCCGTAATCGGATTAATCCGTACTGCTGCCATTGATTATGCAGCGAAAGGCATCCGTATCAATGCTGTATGTCCGGGTGTAACACCGATCATCGGAATAGGGTAAAGCGTATCCGGTGGTCGGTTTCATTTTTTGCCTTTTTTAGTGCTTATTGTTCTTGTTCAAAATGGGCAAATGTGAACTGTTATTTGTTCAGCATCTGTAGTTGGTTGTCGCCCATCATTCTCAGGCCTTTAATAAAGCATTTAATAAGAAGTTTCATTTTATGGTTGTTTTTATGTTTTACAACACAAAGGTACGCATTGTTTGTTATATGACATGTTGTATAACATATAATTCTTTATGAAAGGCCTTAATACTTGATATATGTCAACCAGATGGTAGAAGCTGAATGGTTTTTCCTTTTCTGTCGTTATTTGAAAATAAAAATAGTATTTTTGGCAGACCGTACTTTTGAAAGAAAAAGAATGAGAATATGAAAAAAATGTCTTTGCTGAGTGTATGCCTTCTCTGTTTGCTGAGCCTGTCGGCTTGGGCAGAAGTAACTCCGGTCGACACGATACCTTTCGAACTGGGTGCCGACAACCGCTTGTATGTGACAGTCTATATCAACGGGCAGGACGACCGTCCCCTGCGCTTCCTGCTGGATACGGGAGCAACGGACGTGGTGCTCAATTCCAATTCGCCGCGCACCGAAGGGCTGGCTGCCTTTACGGAAAGTGTGGAGAACGAGGGTGCCAATTCGGTGGAGACCATTCCTTCCACAGCCCCCTCTCAGGTGGTGAGGATGGGCAGCCGGGCCATTTCCGGCTTGGAACTGATAGATATTCCTTATCCACCCGATGCCTGGGACGGTGTGCTGGGACTGTCTTATCTGAGGAACTTTGATGTCCGTATCGATTATCGGCGGAAATCCATCTTCCTGTATGAATTGGGCGACGGGCAGAAGGCGGCATCGGACAAGGCTGTCAGGCTGAAGATGGACTATCGTCTTGGAGTGCCGGTCGTTCCGGTCGGCGTGCGTGTCGGCGGAGTGGATTATCAGGTATCGGTAGAGGTAGACACGGGTTCCGACCGTGTGTTCGACCTCAATACACCTTTCGTCCGTCGCAACAGCCTGCTGGGCACGCAGAAACCATTTGCCATCTCGCGCATAGCCGGTACGGTGAAGGAGGGCGGTGAACTTCAGAACGTGTACTTCGATTGGGTGACACTGGGAGATGCACTGACTTTGCCCCGCATACCCGGTGCTTTTTCTACAGTGATGGCAGGGGTGCAGGCCAGTGAGGCGATGGACGGCGTGTTAGGCAACAATTTCCTGCAACGCTTCAACCAGCTTTATGACTTCAAGAACAACTTCCTTTATTTGGAGGTGAACGACCGGCTTTATACTCCTTTCTATGACTTTTTGGTTCGTTGAACAGTCTCAACCCGAATGATGCGTATTATAAACCCTTTCCAGCAGCTTGTTGCCCAACAAGGGACGATAGTGCCCTGATTCATAATAGTGGTGGTAATCTTCTGTAAATTCGTTTATGCCACTGAAATCATACACATTTTCTTTCCCGAAAATGCTTTGCAAGAATGCTCTGTCGTCCGGATGCAGTTCTTTCTGGTTATAATCCGGACTGATGATGACACGTACCGAGGTGTCGTGACGGCGCAGGACTTTCCTGATTTCCTCCAACAGCACACGTTGCCGCTGAAACAGGACAGGCTCTTCTACCACAGCAATACCCTTCCGTTCAGGAAACTCCTGTTTACGGTTTCTCCAGTATGCCTCACCTTCCTGCTCAATCATCTTCTCACGTGGATTGAACGAATCATTGTTCCGCGAATCACGTATCCTTCCATAAGGATTCATCTGCTTCATGTCTGGGTCCACACGTCCTGTGATTCTATATTTCAGATAAGGGAACAAAAAGTCCGGCATCGCGAATGCCTGCATGAATTCCATCTGCACGACAAACGGACTATCTCCCGATACAGCAGCCGGAAGTGCGTTGCTGTAACCGCTCAAAGGGCTAATACGTGAAAGCGAGGTACGGTTAAGAACCAGCAGCACATTCTTTATTTCTGCCCCTTCTTTCTCGAGGGCATGAAGCTTGAGACTTATCGCCTTCAAACTCTCTCCATTCCCGAAAAGACGGATGGCACGGTCGCCGGGAGCAAGATATTTTTCCCACTCCGCACAACGGAAAGCCATGGTAGATGAATTACCCAAAATAAAAGAATTGAAATGCACGCTGTCCTTATGGTTCCGGTATATTTGCCAACCCACATGATGTTCGTTCAGCATGACATCCGAATCATACAGGTCGTATTTGCGGAGGACCATGAAAGGATCATCATACACGTAAAGGGCCATCAAAGCCCAGAATGGGAGGGCAAACCACAGCGACTTTCGGACGAGACGCAGGAAAGCAGCGCGTTTACGGATGGGTGCGTCCGTAATAGTTTCCGGTATTTTTTCCATCAGAATTGCAGATATATGAAGTTTTCCGTGCCGAACTTGCCATAAGCAAACACGGCAAACACAATTAAATAATACACGGTCCAACGGACGAAGGCAGGCTGGTTCTCTAAACGCAGGTGCAAGTCGCCTTTGGACATAAAATAGTCATAAAGCAGTATCAGCAACCAGGCACTGCCAGCTACGATGCAGATGTGGTCGGACATGCCGATATTGATTTCTTTCCAGCTCGCATGAGTCTGAAAAGAGATGTTCCGCAGGAAATAGAACGCGTCTGAAACAGACTGTGCCTTGAAGAACACCAGCGATACGGCAAAAATGAGGTAGGTGCGGACAATCGAAAGCGTGGCGAACAGCCGTTCCCCGACGTGTTTCCTTACCTTGTTCCGTATTTTCTCCGTCCTCAGTTCCCACACAATCACAAGCCCCTGAATGAATCCATAGACGGCAAATGTCCATCCCGCGCCGTGCCATATACCCAACGCGATGAAGGTCACCATGAGGCTTGCCGCCACACCTCCTTGTCCCCAACGGCGGGTAAACGATGACAAAGGAAGAAAAAGGTAATCCCGCACCCAGGAGGAAAGAGAGATATGCCAGCGGCGCCAGAACTCAGCCGTGGTCTGGGCGGCAAAGGGATGCGCGAAGTTGGGTGACAGTTTCAACCCAAACAACATGCCTGTTCCAATCGCCATGTCCGTGTAGCCGGAGAAGTCGGCATACAGTTCGATGGGATAGAGCAAGCAAGCCATAAGCAGTTGTACACCTGAGGCGGTATGCATCGAATCGAACACACCGTCAATGTAGGGCGCTATATGGTCGGCAAGCACCAGCTTCTTCACCAGTCCTACCACAATCAGCTTCAGGCCGTAGGTCATCATGGAATAGGAGGCAGGGGAGAGTCTTCGGACTTGCGGGAGCAAATCGGCCGACCGTTCAATCGGGCCCGACAGGAACTTCATGAACAGGAGCATATAAAGCAGGAAATCCATCAGATTCCGCTCCGCCTTTTCTTCCTCCCAATAGACTTCCGTCAAGTAGCCGATGGCCTGAAAGGTGTAGAACGACATGCCCAACGGGAAAACAATGCCGGAGTTTCCGGTCAACTGGTGGGCATAGCGGAACCCAATCCAGCAGAGGACGAGAAAGGAGATACTGCTCCAGTAAATCAAGCGGGAGCCCCTTCCTTTTTCACAGGCCCGCTCAATCCGTATCGCCGCACCGTAGGTGAAAAGACTTACGACCAGTGCCGTGACAAGAAATACGAGATTGAAGTAGCCGATGAAAACCCCACTGGCCGCAAGCAGAATCCGCTTCCGCCCTTTCTCACGGACCAAATGGTATAAGGTGAAACAGAGCAGGAGCAGCAGGACAAATTCAAGGGAAATGAATGACATCGCTTCTCCCTCCTTATTTGGCCTTATTCAGGATAGTATGGCACAGATCGCCCACGTTTTTCAGTTTCACTATCTCACGAAACGTGAAACGCACGCCGAACTTTTTCTCAATCTCGGTGAGCAGTACCATGTTGGTCAGCGAATCCCATCCCTCCACGTCGTGGGCCGTGGTGCTTTCGGTCAAGGTGATGTTGTCTCTCTTCAATACTTTTCTGAATATTCCGTTCAGGGTTTCCAATAATTCTTTCGTTTCCATATACTTGATTGTTTTTGAGTTATTGCGTGATATATTTTAGCAGTTGGTTCCGGTCAGTTTTGTTGCTGTTGTTTTGTGGAAAACAAGGCATGAAATGAATGTGCCGGGGGCACATATAAGACGGCAGATGACTTTGCAGGTACTGTTCCAGGCGTTCCGTATCTTCCGTCTCCCGCTCTACGGCCAGATGCAGTTCACAACTTCCGTCAGAGGTATAAACCGGCAGCACTACCGCGTTACAGCCATGCTTGTAGAACGCCTTGACGTGGTATTCAATCTCGCCCAATTCTATTCTGAAGCCTTGTATCTTTACCTGTGTGTCTTTGCGGCCGCAATAAACGATGTCTCCGTCCGCATCTGCCAGACAGAGATCGCCGGTGCGGTAATAAAGCTTTCCGGAGGAATCCGTCACAAAACATTCCGCCGTCTTTTCGGGAGCACCCCAATACCCGCTCATGAGTTGAGGTCCGGCAATCCAC includes:
- a CDS encoding MATE family efflux transporter; the protein is MAKETKTDILLDLIRDGRPMTLRQQLRLTVELSVPAIIAQLSSIIMQYIDAAMVGRIGAEASASIGLVSTTTWLFWGLCTAAATGFSVQVAHKVGAGDLKGARMILLQSLAGTLAFSLLLAVLGAGISSALPAWLGGDVSIRRDASLYFFIFSIFLPVLQMIFLAGGMLRCSGNMRIPSLLGVIMCVLDVVFNFFLIFPTRGCSVAGVQFILPGAGLGVSGAALGTAAAETVAAGVLLWYLLTRSEKLKYHSREDKFRLKAETFRKAFRIGFPMGIEHVVICGAQILTTVIVAPLGVFAIAANSFAITAESLCYMPGYGIADAATTLVGQSIGAGRKKLTRSFAHITVLMGMAIMGVMGILMYLFAPQIIGMMTPVEEIRMLGVMALRIEAFAEPMFAASIVAYGVFVGAADTLVPCLMNFFSIWAVRLTLAAWLAPTLGLQGVWIAMCVELCFRGCIFLVRLKRGKWLKFHKIQNRG
- a CDS encoding aldo/keto reductase; translated protein: MKRNLYVKLNNEYIKKNKPSIVLGTWSWGTGVAGGDQIFGNHLGEKELRLVFEEAMKNGLNLWDSAVVYGMGASETMLSIFTREYPRNEVLVSTKFTLQIANEKAENPVAEDIPMYYFGFSAQIKSVIDRFYAINGRIKGAPKKTAFLMAYANSAYKDAEAMRVHYATLAGYLGWRDMGSVIAPGVWTAGSIRNTTYGDEAYQLGKSL
- a CDS encoding retropepsin-like aspartic protease — translated: MKKMSLLSVCLLCLLSLSAWAEVTPVDTIPFELGADNRLYVTVYINGQDDRPLRFLLDTGATDVVLNSNSPRTEGLAAFTESVENEGANSVETIPSTAPSQVVRMGSRAISGLELIDIPYPPDAWDGVLGLSYLRNFDVRIDYRRKSIFLYELGDGQKAASDKAVRLKMDYRLGVPVVPVGVRVGGVDYQVSVEVDTGSDRVFDLNTPFVRRNSLLGTQKPFAISRIAGTVKEGGELQNVYFDWVTLGDALTLPRIPGAFSTVMAGVQASEAMDGVLGNNFLQRFNQLYDFKNNFLYLEVNDRLYTPFYDFLVR
- a CDS encoding histidine kinase, which produces MEKIPETITDAPIRKRAAFLRLVRKSLWFALPFWALMALYVYDDPFMVLRKYDLYDSDVMLNEHHVGWQIYRNHKDSVHFNSFILGNSSTMAFRCAEWEKYLAPGDRAIRLFGNGESLKAISLKLHALEKEGAEIKNVLLVLNRTSLSRISPLSGYSNALPAAVSGDSPFVVQMEFMQAFAMPDFLFPYLKYRITGRVDPDMKQMNPYGRIRDSRNNDSFNPREKMIEQEGEAYWRNRKQEFPERKGIAVVEEPVLFQRQRVLLEEIRKVLRRHDTSVRVIISPDYNQKELHPDDRAFLQSIFGKENVYDFSGINEFTEDYHHYYESGHYRPLLGNKLLERVYNTHHSG
- a CDS encoding MBOAT family protein — translated: MSFISLEFVLLLLLCFTLYHLVREKGRKRILLAASGVFIGYFNLVFLVTALVVSLFTYGAAIRIERACEKGRGSRLIYWSSISFLVLCWIGFRYAHQLTGNSGIVFPLGMSFYTFQAIGYLTEVYWEEEKAERNLMDFLLYMLLFMKFLSGPIERSADLLPQVRRLSPASYSMMTYGLKLIVVGLVKKLVLADHIAPYIDGVFDSMHTASGVQLLMACLLYPIELYADFSGYTDMAIGTGMLFGLKLSPNFAHPFAAQTTAEFWRRWHISLSSWVRDYLFLPLSSFTRRWGQGGVAASLMVTFIALGIWHGAGWTFAVYGFIQGLVIVWELRTEKIRNKVRKHVGERLFATLSIVRTYLIFAVSLVFFKAQSVSDAFYFLRNISFQTHASWKEINIGMSDHICIVAGSAWLLILLYDYFMSKGDLHLRLENQPAFVRWTVYYLIVFAVFAYGKFGTENFIYLQF
- a CDS encoding acyl carrier protein, with protein sequence METKELLETLNGIFRKVLKRDNITLTESTTAHDVEGWDSLTNMVLLTEIEKKFGVRFTFREIVKLKNVGDLCHTILNKAK